The Lipingzhangella halophila genomic interval CGCTCCCGGCCGCAACGCGACCGCGGCCGCCGAGTACGCGATCGCCATGATCCTCGCGGCCCTGCGCCAGGTGCCCGCCGCCGACTCCGAACTGCGCGAGGGCCGGTGGCGCGGCGACTACTACGCCTACGACCAGGCCGGTATCGAACTGCGCGGCACGGTGGTCGGGCTCGTCGGCTACGGCGCCATCGGGCGCATGGTCGCCCGGATTCTGCGCGCCTTCGAAGCCGAGGTGCTGGTCAGCGACCCTTATGCCGACCCGCGGGCCATCGCCGAGGACGGGGCGCGTCTCGTCGGGCTGGAGGAGCTGCTCTCCGCCAGCACCGTGGTCAGCCTGCACGCGCGGCTGACCCCGGAGACCCGCAACCTTATCGACGCCGATCGGCTCGCGCTGCTGCCGCACGGCGCGGTGCTGGTCAACACGGCGCGGGGCGGCCTGCTCGACCACGCGCCACTGCCCGAGGCGTTGCGCAGCGGACGCCTGGGCGCGCTCGCGCTGGACGTCTACGACGTCGAACCGCCGCCCGCCGACTGGCCACTGCGCGGTCTGCCCAACGTGGTGACCACACCGCACCTGGCCGGGGCCACCCGCCAGACCGCCGAACGCGCCGCGCGTATCGTCGCCGGTGAGGTGGGACGCTACCTGCGCGGCGAGGAGCCCCGCCACCTGGCCAATCCCGAGGTGCGGGAGGTGCGCTCATGATCATTGGCGTCGACGTGGGCACGACGATGACCAAAGCCGCCGTCTTCGACCGCGACGGCCGGGCTGTGGCCGAGGCCGACGAGCCCACCACCC includes:
- a CDS encoding 2-hydroxyacid dehydrogenase, which produces MRVLAAGDHFVSPDLLVAALEEEVRADRLPPPEAVRLRLPWPVEPFGPVGGVEEASGTEKEVIEQLRGAEICMTQMAPVTAAVLDACPDLRLVSVCRGGPVNVDLEAATRAGVAVTYAPGRNATAAAEYAIAMILAALRQVPAADSELREGRWRGDYYAYDQAGIELRGTVVGLVGYGAIGRMVARILRAFEAEVLVSDPYADPRAIAEDGARLVGLEELLSASTVVSLHARLTPETRNLIDADRLALLPHGAVLVNTARGGLLDHAPLPEALRSGRLGALALDVYDVEPPPADWPLRGLPNVVTTPHLAGATRQTAERAARIVAGEVGRYLRGEEPRHLANPEVREVRS